One Halomonas sp. M4R1S46 genomic window carries:
- a CDS encoding aspartate carbamoyltransferase has product MSSHLLSVDSLSRDDVDHLMRVAARMEPIAQRRKVTRVLEGAVLGNLFFEASTRTRVSFHAAFCRLGGSVCDTTGFTFSSMAKGESLYDTSRVMSGYCDAIVMRHPEQGSVAEFAKATKVPVINGGDGPGEHPSQALLDLYTIDKEFARRGKTLAGAHVLLTGDLKYGRTVHSLIKLLSLYAPMGLTLVSPPGLEMPRHLIDLVASRGHRVETRESLASDFADVDVVYTTRIQKERFTAEMSEGFSLSRDYTVDKAFLDGRCNDHTIVMHPLPRDSRPEANDLDVDLNGDPRLAIFRQTDNGIPVRMAIFATLLQVEDLVEQDLRDVRWFVPATVGVDDARD; this is encoded by the coding sequence ATGAGTTCCCACCTGCTCTCCGTCGATTCCCTGTCACGCGACGATGTCGATCACCTGATGCGCGTGGCGGCACGCATGGAACCGATCGCTCAACGCCGCAAGGTCACCCGGGTGCTGGAGGGGGCGGTGCTCGGCAACCTCTTCTTCGAGGCCAGCACCCGCACCCGGGTCAGCTTCCACGCGGCCTTCTGCCGGCTGGGCGGCAGCGTCTGCGACACCACCGGCTTCACCTTCTCGTCCATGGCCAAGGGCGAGTCGCTCTACGACACCAGCCGGGTGATGAGCGGCTACTGCGACGCCATCGTGATGCGCCACCCCGAGCAGGGCTCGGTGGCCGAGTTCGCCAAGGCCACCAAGGTGCCGGTGATCAACGGCGGCGACGGTCCCGGCGAGCACCCCAGCCAGGCGCTGCTCGACCTCTACACCATCGACAAGGAGTTCGCGCGGCGCGGCAAGACGCTGGCCGGGGCCCATGTCCTGCTCACCGGTGACCTCAAGTACGGGCGCACCGTGCACTCGCTGATCAAGCTGCTGTCGCTCTATGCGCCGATGGGCCTCACCCTGGTCTCGCCGCCGGGCCTGGAGATGCCGCGCCACCTGATCGACCTGGTCGCCTCCCGTGGCCATCGCGTCGAGACCCGCGAGAGCCTGGCCAGCGACTTCGCCGATGTCGACGTGGTCTACACCACCCGCATCCAGAAGGAGCGCTTCACCGCCGAGATGAGCGAGGGCTTCAGCCTGTCGCGGGACTACACCGTGGACAAGGCCTTCCTCGACGGCCGCTGCAACGACCACACCATCGTCATGCACCCCCTGCCCCGCGACAGCCGGCCCGAGGCCAACGACCTTGACGTCGACCTCAACGGCGACCCGCGCCTGGCGATCTTCCGCCAGACCGACAACGGCATCCCGGTGCGCATGGCGATCTTCGCCACCCTGCTGCAGGTCGAGGATCTGGTGGAGCAGGACCTGCGCGACGTGCGCTGGTTCGTGCCGGCGACCGTCGGCGTGGACGACGCCCGCGACTGA
- a CDS encoding SulP family inorganic anion transporter: protein MASRLSRSLPFLSWGRTLDRRMLGADLMAGLTGAILVLPQGVAYAFIAGLPPEIGLYSAIVAASVAALFGSSWHMISGPTAALSIVLASVIGSLGTLTPSEYLAAALTVTLLVGVIQLAMGLLRLGSLVSFISHTVVIGFTTGAAILIATSQLKHLLGVSIDGQGFLMELAALAQTLPETNPYALAIGLISLVTSVVTRRIHRRSPHLLLGLAAGSLACWLLDGEAHGVALVGALPGTLPPLSLPELSPDSLRTLTSGAFAIALLGLIEAVSIARAIALRSCQVIDGNQEFIGQGLSNIVGGFFSCYASSGSFTRSGANYDAGARTPLAAVFAAALLALILVLAPGITAYLPLPAMAGGILLIAWNLIDGHHIAHLVRASRHEAMILAATVAATLLVALEFAIYIGVLLSLVLYLKRTSRPTVMEVAPRQDHPRRHIRNVARYDLAQCPQLQILRIDGSLFFGATDHVQRRLRALSAAPGTRVLIIGKGINFIDTAGTEMLLQEAQRLRDQGGELMLSSLKGTVLDELRRRGDLARLGEERIFETPEAAIGATAPVLDPAVCRRCHKRVFTECGPMPPEEDILARQG, encoded by the coding sequence ATGGCGTCCAGACTCTCGCGTAGCCTGCCCTTCCTGAGCTGGGGCCGTACCCTCGACCGCCGGATGCTCGGCGCCGACCTGATGGCCGGCCTCACCGGCGCCATCCTGGTGCTGCCCCAGGGGGTCGCCTATGCCTTCATCGCCGGCCTGCCGCCGGAGATCGGCCTCTACTCCGCCATCGTCGCCGCCAGCGTGGCCGCGCTGTTCGGCAGCTCCTGGCACATGATCTCCGGCCCCACCGCCGCGCTGTCGATCGTGCTGGCCAGCGTGATCGGCAGCCTGGGTACCTTGACGCCCTCGGAATACCTCGCCGCCGCCCTGACCGTCACCCTGCTGGTCGGCGTCATCCAGCTGGCGATGGGACTGCTGCGGCTGGGCAGCCTGGTGAGCTTCATCTCCCACACGGTGGTGATCGGCTTCACGACGGGGGCGGCGATCCTGATCGCCACCAGCCAGCTGAAGCACCTGCTCGGCGTCTCCATCGACGGCCAGGGCTTCCTGATGGAGCTGGCGGCCCTGGCGCAGACGCTGCCCGAGACCAATCCCTACGCCCTGGCCATCGGCCTGATCTCGCTCGTGACCTCGGTGGTGACAAGACGGATCCACCGCCGCTCGCCGCACCTGCTACTGGGCCTGGCCGCCGGCAGCCTGGCCTGCTGGCTGCTGGACGGCGAGGCCCACGGGGTCGCCCTGGTCGGCGCCCTGCCCGGCACCCTGCCGCCGCTGTCGCTGCCCGAGCTGTCGCCGGACAGCTTGCGTACCCTGACCTCCGGCGCCTTCGCCATCGCCCTGCTGGGACTGATCGAGGCCGTCTCGATCGCCCGCGCCATCGCCCTGCGCTCGTGCCAGGTGATCGACGGCAACCAGGAGTTCATCGGCCAGGGGCTGTCCAACATCGTCGGCGGTTTCTTCTCCTGCTACGCCAGCTCCGGCTCCTTCACCCGTTCCGGTGCCAACTACGACGCCGGCGCCCGCACCCCGCTGGCCGCGGTGTTCGCCGCCGCCCTGCTGGCGCTGATCCTGGTGCTGGCCCCGGGCATCACCGCCTACCTGCCGCTGCCCGCCATGGCCGGTGGCATCCTGCTGATCGCCTGGAACCTGATCGACGGTCACCATATCGCCCACCTGGTGCGCGCCAGCCGCCACGAGGCGATGATCCTGGCGGCGACCGTCGCCGCCACCCTGCTGGTCGCGCTGGAGTTCGCCATCTACATCGGCGTGCTGCTGTCGCTGGTGCTCTACCTCAAGCGCACCTCGCGCCCCACCGTCATGGAGGTGGCGCCCCGCCAGGACCACCCGCGCCGCCACATCCGCAACGTCGCGCGCTACGACCTCGCTCAGTGTCCCCAGCTGCAGATCCTGCGCATCGACGGTTCGCTGTTCTTCGGCGCCACCGACCACGTGCAGCGCCGCCTGCGGGCGCTCAGTGCCGCACCGGGCACCCGGGTGCTGATCATCGGCAAGGGCATCAACTTCATCGATACCGCCGGCACCGAGATGCTGCTCCAGGAGGCCCAACGCCTGCGCGACCAGGGCGGCGAGCTGATGCTCAGTTCGCTCAAGGGCACGGTGCTGGACGAGCTGCGCCGCCGCGGCGACCTGGCCCGCCTCGGCGAGGAGCGCATCTTCGAGACCCCCGAGGCGGCGATCGGCGCCACCGCCCCGGTGCTGGACCCGGCGGTCTGCCGGCGCTGCCACAAGCGGGTCTTCACCGAGTGCGGCCCGATGCCTCCGGAGGAAGACATCCTGGCGCGACAGGGGTAA
- a CDS encoding LysR family transcriptional regulator, with translation MDTQLLETFLEVGRLRNFGKAAESLSVSPSTVSARIRQLEAHLGLALFTRGHHRIGLTPAGERMERHARFILGAWERAYEDTALSERHQRRLVVAGVASLWDIFLQDWLTSIYRAYPTLGVRAEESTPLRVVEKLEQSMIDVGFLYDTPRMRGVGVEEVATIPLVMVSTHPDIDAERAVGDGYIRVEWGTAFASVHESHFPQRLLARGRVNSGRIALNLLLECGGAAYLPRDIVAPWCRRQRLFVVEEAPMIELKAYVAYRLHGEHRELIRELLKRLR, from the coding sequence ATGGATACCCAACTGCTGGAAACCTTCCTCGAGGTCGGCCGGCTGCGCAACTTCGGCAAGGCGGCGGAGAGCCTCAGCGTCTCGCCGTCGACCGTCAGCGCGCGCATCCGTCAGTTGGAAGCGCACCTCGGCTTGGCGCTGTTCACCCGCGGCCATCACCGGATCGGCCTGACCCCGGCCGGCGAGCGCATGGAGCGCCATGCGCGCTTCATCCTCGGCGCCTGGGAGCGGGCCTACGAGGACACGGCACTCAGCGAACGGCACCAGCGGCGCCTGGTGGTGGCCGGGGTCGCCAGCCTCTGGGACATCTTCCTGCAGGACTGGCTCACGAGCATCTACCGCGCCTACCCGACGCTGGGCGTGCGCGCCGAGGAGAGCACGCCGCTGCGGGTCGTCGAGAAGCTGGAGCAGAGCATGATCGATGTGGGCTTCCTCTACGACACGCCGCGGATGCGCGGGGTGGGCGTCGAGGAGGTGGCGACCATCCCCCTGGTGATGGTCTCGACTCACCCCGACATCGACGCCGAACGGGCGGTCGGCGACGGCTACATCCGGGTGGAGTGGGGGACGGCCTTCGCCAGCGTCCACGAGAGCCATTTCCCGCAGCGGCTGCTCGCCCGGGGGCGGGTGAACAGCGGGCGCATCGCCCTGAACCTGCTGCTGGAGTGCGGCGGCGCCGCCTACCTGCCGCGGGACATCGTGGCGCCCTGGTGTCGCCGGCAGCGGCTGTTCGTCGTCGAAGAGGCACCGATGATCGAACTCAAGGCCTATGTGGCCTATCGCCTGCACGGCGAACACCGCGAGCTGATCCGGGAACTGCTCAAGCGGCTGCGGTGA
- a CDS encoding IclR family transcriptional regulator has protein sequence MSEVKRRTAGRPASGKSSGGHSQSLVRGLNLLERLAGSPGGLALSEIAEQSELAPSTTHRLLQALQSQGYVTQDNELGVWKIDVKTFRIGNSFLEARDFVGTSRPFLRRLTALTGETANLGVRDGSTAVFLAQSESPQMMRMITRLGSRAPLHASGVGKALMAWLPDDELARVLEERGLARVTTNTIHDPATLDASLAEIRRQGYACDREEHAIGLHCVAACIHDEHGVPLAAISVSGPVARIPETRLIELGELVREAAAEITARLGGRIPQADELPA, from the coding sequence GTGAGTGAAGTCAAGCGCAGAACGGCGGGACGCCCGGCATCGGGAAAGAGCAGCGGTGGCCACAGCCAGTCCCTGGTGCGCGGCCTCAACCTGCTGGAACGCCTGGCGGGCAGTCCCGGCGGCCTGGCCCTGTCCGAGATCGCCGAGCAGTCCGAGCTCGCTCCCTCGACCACCCACCGCCTGCTCCAGGCCCTGCAGAGCCAGGGCTATGTCACCCAGGACAACGAGCTCGGCGTGTGGAAGATCGACGTCAAGACCTTCCGCATCGGCAACAGCTTCCTCGAGGCCCGCGACTTCGTCGGCACCAGCCGTCCCTTCCTGCGCCGGCTCACCGCGCTGACCGGGGAGACCGCCAACCTGGGCGTGCGCGACGGCAGCACCGCGGTCTTCCTGGCCCAGAGCGAGTCGCCGCAGATGATGCGCATGATCACCCGGCTGGGCTCCCGGGCGCCGCTGCATGCCTCCGGCGTGGGCAAGGCCCTGATGGCCTGGCTGCCCGATGACGAGCTGGCCCGGGTGCTCGAGGAGCGCGGCCTGGCCCGGGTCACCACCAACACCATCCACGATCCCGCGACCCTGGACGCGAGCCTGGCCGAGATTCGCCGCCAGGGCTACGCCTGCGACCGCGAGGAACACGCCATCGGCCTGCACTGCGTGGCGGCCTGCATCCACGACGAGCATGGCGTCCCGCTGGCGGCGATCTCCGTCTCCGGCCCGGTGGCGCGGATCCCCGAGACACGCCTGATCGAACTCGGCGAGCTGGTTCGCGAGGCCGCCGCCGAGATCACCGCCCGGCTCGGCGGCCGCATTCCCCAGGCGGACGAACTGCCGGCCTGA
- a CDS encoding uracil-xanthine permease family protein translates to MSTTDTATEPTSPKVRSTHDVNAMPPLGRAIPLGLQHVLAMFVGNVTVPIIIAGAADLPADQTAFMIQAAMFVAGVATLVQSLGLGPIGARLPIVMGTSFGFVPVLIPIAVGMGLPAALGAALCGGIAMALVGLFLPWVRFLFPPVVTGTFVIMLGTLLMPVGFAYAGGGFGAEDFGALHNLVLAGLVLLVTLGLHQFGRGIWSETAPLVGLIVGYGSAVAFGLVSFGEIAAADWISLPMPLTIGLEFHLAAILPVVLLAVVTCAESIGDIVGTTAGGLDREPTEKELSGGVMADGLASVFAAIFNAFPQISFSQNVGMVALTGVVSRFVVAIGGVFLLLAGLLPKLGALVSSIPNAVLGGAVLIMFGMIASAGIKMLSHIDFNKRNMVIIGVSLSAAVGLPAQEGLYAGLAENVQAIIESGLIPGALCAILLNLVLPKHDRTFRDDV, encoded by the coding sequence ATGTCGACGACCGACACCGCCACCGAGCCCACCTCGCCGAAGGTGCGCTCCACCCATGACGTCAATGCCATGCCGCCGCTCGGCCGGGCCATCCCGCTGGGGCTGCAGCATGTCCTGGCGATGTTCGTGGGCAACGTCACCGTGCCCATCATCATCGCCGGGGCCGCCGACCTGCCGGCGGACCAGACGGCCTTCATGATCCAGGCCGCCATGTTCGTGGCCGGGGTCGCCACCCTGGTGCAGTCCCTCGGCCTGGGGCCGATCGGCGCCCGCCTGCCCATCGTCATGGGCACCAGCTTCGGCTTCGTGCCGGTGCTGATTCCCATCGCCGTGGGCATGGGACTGCCCGCCGCCCTGGGCGCGGCGCTGTGCGGCGGGATCGCCATGGCCCTGGTGGGGCTCTTCCTGCCCTGGGTGCGCTTCCTCTTCCCGCCGGTGGTCACCGGCACCTTCGTGATCATGCTCGGCACCCTGCTGATGCCGGTGGGCTTCGCCTACGCCGGCGGCGGCTTCGGCGCCGAGGACTTCGGTGCTCTGCACAACCTGGTGCTGGCCGGGCTGGTGCTGCTGGTCACCCTGGGCCTGCACCAGTTCGGCCGCGGCATCTGGTCGGAGACCGCCCCGCTGGTCGGCCTCATCGTGGGCTATGGCAGCGCGGTGGCCTTCGGGCTGGTGAGCTTCGGCGAGATCGCCGCCGCCGACTGGATCTCGCTGCCCATGCCACTGACCATCGGCCTGGAGTTCCACCTGGCCGCCATCCTGCCGGTGGTGCTGCTGGCGGTGGTGACCTGCGCCGAGTCGATCGGTGACATCGTCGGTACCACGGCCGGCGGCCTGGACCGCGAGCCCACCGAGAAGGAACTCTCCGGCGGGGTGATGGCCGACGGCCTGGCCAGCGTCTTCGCCGCCATCTTCAACGCCTTTCCGCAGATCAGCTTCAGCCAGAACGTCGGCATGGTGGCCCTGACCGGCGTGGTCAGCCGCTTCGTGGTGGCCATCGGCGGCGTCTTCCTGCTGCTGGCCGGCCTGCTGCCCAAGCTCGGCGCACTGGTCTCGAGCATCCCCAACGCGGTGTTGGGCGGGGCGGTGCTGATCATGTTCGGCATGATCGCCAGCGCCGGCATCAAGATGCTGTCCCATATCGACTTCAACAAGCGCAACATGGTGATCATCGGCGTCTCGCTGTCGGCGGCGGTGGGCCTGCCGGCCCAGGAAGGCCTCTACGCCGGGCTCGCCGAGAACGTCCAGGCGATCATCGAGTCCGGCCTGATCCCCGGGGCGCTGTGCGCCATCCTCCTCAACCTGGTGCTGCCCAAGCACGACCGCACCTTCCGCGACGACGTCTGA
- a CDS encoding 8-oxoguanine deaminase — protein MTPQQQTLWIRHPCACSDARAAGGVVVRGSHIVEAVPAGATPATPVDATFDASRHVLLPGLVNTHHHFYQTLTRAYSPALNQELFPWLTTLYEVWANLDEAQLAVASELAMVELLMSGCTTVADHHYVFSGALEHAIDVQVETARRLGVRAALTRGSMSVGRDDGGLPPQSVVQDEATILAESARLIDAYHQRGDGAMTTIALAPCSPFSVSRELMQDSARLAEEKDVRLHTHLAETEDETAYCQRLFGMRPLDYLEAVGWLSARTWLAHGIHFDDAEVARLGAAGTGIAHCPSSNMVLGSGLCRTLELEAAGCPVGLAVDGSASNDHSNLAEEMRQALLLGRLRYAPSRVTHDDVIRWATRGSAACLGRADIGGLAAGQQADLALFTLDEARFSGAENPIAALLLCGAHRADRVMVAGQWRVTEGQPVGVDLDALLARHDQAARALRRAR, from the coding sequence ATGACCCCGCAGCAACAGACCCTATGGATCCGACACCCCTGCGCCTGCAGCGATGCCCGCGCCGCCGGCGGCGTGGTGGTCCGCGGCTCGCACATCGTCGAGGCGGTCCCCGCGGGCGCCACGCCCGCCACGCCGGTCGACGCCACCTTCGACGCCTCCCGGCACGTGCTGCTGCCGGGCCTGGTGAACACTCACCACCATTTCTACCAGACGCTGACCCGGGCCTATTCACCGGCGCTGAACCAGGAACTCTTCCCCTGGCTGACGACGCTCTACGAGGTCTGGGCGAACCTCGACGAGGCGCAGCTGGCGGTGGCCAGCGAGCTGGCCATGGTCGAGCTGCTGATGTCGGGCTGCACCACCGTGGCCGACCACCACTACGTGTTCTCCGGGGCACTCGAGCACGCCATCGACGTCCAGGTGGAGACCGCCCGGCGGCTCGGCGTGCGCGCCGCCCTGACGCGGGGCTCGATGAGCGTGGGCCGCGACGACGGCGGCCTGCCGCCACAGTCGGTGGTCCAGGACGAGGCCACCATCCTCGCCGAGAGCGCGCGGCTGATCGACGCCTACCACCAGCGCGGCGACGGCGCCATGACCACCATCGCCCTGGCGCCGTGCTCGCCCTTCTCGGTGAGCCGCGAGCTGATGCAGGACAGCGCCCGCCTGGCCGAGGAGAAGGACGTGCGCCTGCACACCCACCTGGCGGAGACCGAGGACGAGACGGCCTACTGCCAGCGGCTGTTCGGCATGCGCCCGCTGGACTACCTGGAGGCCGTGGGCTGGCTCTCGGCGCGGACCTGGCTGGCCCACGGCATCCACTTCGACGACGCGGAGGTGGCCCGGCTCGGCGCCGCCGGCACCGGCATCGCCCACTGTCCCTCGTCGAACATGGTGCTGGGCTCGGGGCTGTGCCGCACCCTGGAGCTGGAGGCCGCCGGCTGCCCGGTGGGCCTGGCCGTGGACGGCTCCGCCTCCAACGATCACTCCAACCTCGCCGAGGAGATGCGCCAGGCGCTGCTGCTCGGCCGGCTGCGCTACGCGCCGAGCCGGGTGACCCACGACGACGTGATCCGCTGGGCGACCCGGGGCTCCGCGGCCTGCCTCGGCCGCGCCGACATCGGCGGCCTCGCGGCCGGCCAGCAGGCCGATCTGGCCCTGTTCACCCTCGACGAGGCGCGCTTCTCCGGCGCCGAGAACCCCATCGCCGCCCTGCTGCTGTGTGGCGCCCACCGTGCCGACCGGGTCATGGTCGCCGGGCAGTGGCGGGTGACCGAGGGCCAGCCGGTGGGGGTCGACCTCGACGCCCTGCTGGCCCGCCATGACCAGGCCGCCCGGGCGCTGAGGCGCGCTCGCTAG
- a CDS encoding DMT family transporter produces the protein MPTGPAYLIVVLVWATTPLGIKWSAEAGAPIGSVMLRMLIALLAGALILAVLRRGLRRDRRALTSYAAAVPGVFGAMALSYHASQQLPSGLLSVMFGMAPLISGLILQALPGARQLRRWHWFGCALGVVGLGVVFLDGLDVGGGQLGALAMMLAAVTLFSGSGIAVQRVAAGLGPLEQTVGALALSLPCFLALWLTSGEPLHIPLSERGRGAVLYLAVFGSLIGFLCYYLILSRLHAATVALVTLITPILALGLGMALNQERPSASMLLGAALILVALGAYLFGDRLTRLKAAAPAREQDPTEQR, from the coding sequence ATGCCGACCGGACCGGCGTATCTCATCGTGGTGCTGGTGTGGGCCACCACGCCGCTGGGCATCAAGTGGAGCGCCGAGGCCGGGGCGCCCATCGGCAGCGTGATGCTGCGCATGCTGATCGCGCTGCTCGCCGGGGCGCTGATCCTGGCCGTGCTGAGACGCGGCCTGCGCCGTGACCGCCGGGCGCTGACCAGCTATGCCGCCGCGGTGCCCGGGGTGTTCGGGGCCATGGCACTGAGCTACCACGCCTCCCAGCAACTGCCCTCGGGGCTGCTCTCGGTGATGTTCGGCATGGCCCCCTTGATCTCGGGGCTGATCCTCCAGGCGCTGCCCGGCGCCCGGCAACTGCGCCGCTGGCACTGGTTCGGCTGCGCCCTGGGCGTGGTGGGGCTGGGGGTGGTGTTCCTCGACGGCCTCGACGTGGGCGGCGGCCAGCTCGGCGCCCTGGCCATGATGCTCGCCGCGGTCACCCTGTTCAGCGGCAGCGGCATCGCCGTGCAGCGCGTGGCGGCCGGCCTCGGCCCGCTGGAACAGACCGTCGGGGCCCTGGCGTTGAGCCTGCCCTGCTTCCTCGCCCTGTGGCTGACCAGCGGCGAGCCGCTGCATATCCCGCTCAGCGAGCGGGGCCGCGGGGCGGTCCTCTACCTGGCGGTGTTCGGCTCGCTGATCGGCTTCCTCTGCTATTACCTGATCCTCTCGCGGCTGCATGCCGCCACCGTGGCCCTGGTGACCCTGATCACCCCGATCCTGGCGCTGGGGCTCGGCATGGCGTTGAACCAGGAACGGCCCTCGGCCTCGATGCTGCTCGGTGCCGCCCTGATCCTGGTGGCCCTCGGCGCCTACCTGTTCGGCGATCGGCTGACTCGCCTCAAGGCCGCGGCGCCGGCACGAGAGCAGGATCCCACCGAGCAACGTTGA